GTCGAGGTCAAGGCGGCGACGGTGGGCGTGCGCTCGAAGGTGCCGCACCTCTCCTACGTTGGCGATGCGTCGATCGGGGACGACGTGAACATCGGGGCGGCTACGGTGACCGTCAACTACGACGGGTACGAAAAGCACAAGACGGTGATCGAAGACGACGCGCGGATCGGTTCGGATACGATGCTCGTCGCGCCGGTTCGCGTCGGCAGGGGAGCGGTGACTGGCGCGGGATCGGTCATCACCAAGGACGTCCCGCCGGGCGCGCTCGCCGTCGAGCGTTCGGAGCAACGCGTCGTCGAGGGGTATCGCAAGCGCAAGGACGACGAGGCCAAAGCGCAGGGGAAGCGGAAGCCGAAGGGCAAGGGGGCGCACTGAGGTGGAGATCGTCACCAAGAAGAAGATGATGCTGTTCTCCGGGACCACCCACCCGGAGCTCGCCCAGGAGATCGCCGACAACCTCGGCGTACCGATCAGCCCCTGTGTGATCTCCCGCTTTGCCTCCGGCGAGATCTACGTCCGGGCCCAGGAGAGCGTTCGTGGTGTCGACGTCTTCGTCGTCCAGACCCACGCCGATCCGATCAACGAGTCGATCATGGAACAGCTGGTGATGATCGACGCCATGAAGCGGGCGAGCGCGAAGCGAATCACGGCGGTTGTCCCCTACTACGGCTATTCGCGCCAGGACAAGAAGGGACTCGCGCGCGAGCCGATCAGCGCCAAACTGGTCGCGGATCTGTTAACCGTGGCGGGCGCGGACCGAGTCGTCTCGGTGGACCTGCACGCAGGACAGATCCAGGGATTCTTCGACTTTCCGTTCGATCACCTCACGGCACTCCCCGTGCTGACCACCTACCTGCACGACGATCTGGGCCTGCACGACGAGGAACTGGTCGTGGTCGCGCCCGACGCCGGCCGCATCAAGACGGCAGAGCGGTTGCGCGAGAGCTTGCACGCCGATCTCGCGTACCTGTACAAGCGGCGGTCGCGCCACGAGGCACACAAGATCGAGGAGATCGCAGTCGTCGGAGAGGTCCAGGGGCGTCCGTGCGTCCTCGTCGACGACATGATCGACACCGCGTCGACGGTCGCGGCAGGCGCGAGCGTTCTTGCGCAGCACGGCGCAGGTCCCATCTACGCCGCGGCGACGCACGGCGTGCTCTCGGGCAAAGCGGTTCAGCTGCTCGAGGAGGCGCCGATCCGCGAGGTGGTCATCACCAACACCGTGCCGGTTCCCGAGGAGAAGATGTTCGGCAAGCTCAAGGTGCTCTCGATCGCGCCCCTGATCGCCGACGCGCTCCGCGCGGTGTTCGAGGACGCGAGCGTGTCGGAGCTGTTCCACGGAGAGAATCAGTAGCGATACCCGCGCATCTGAGGCTTGCGCATCTTGCGCATTTTGACCGCGCAGACGTAGTCATCCATTACTGATCGAACACGGCAACTCGAACGTCGCCGCGCGTGTCGAACACTCAATCGAGTGTCAGTGGCGGATGTTAGCGTCGCACCTATGTTCGAAGACGCGACGCATCCGCTGACTGCTGCACTCGACAGTGCGACCGCAGACGTCGGTCGCGCGCAGCGACGGATGCTGCGTCTGATCGCCGACGCCGATCGTCGAGAGGTCTGGCGCGATGCCGGTGCCCGCGACACCGCGCACTGGCTCACCATCCGCTACGGCATCTCCGAGTGGAAGGCAAGGCGGTGGGTCGGCGCCGCACACGCCCTGGAGGATCTACCGCTGATCGCCGAAGCGTTGGAGCAAGGAGCGCTCGGCATCGACAAGGTGGCGGAGCTCACTCGGTTCGCCACGCCCGAGACCGAGGCGCGCCTGATCCGGTGGGCGGCGACGGTCTCGGTCGGCGCGGTCCGCCACCGGGGCGACCTCGAGGCCACGGCATCCATCAAGGACGTCCGGCAGACCGAGCTGAGCCGCGAGGTCACGTGGTGGTACCACGACGAGGGACGCCGGTTCGGCTTGGAGGCCGATCTTCCCGCCGCGTCCGGTCCGGTGATCGTCAACGCCCTGGAGCGTGAGGCCGACCGTATCGCGGTGCTGCCCGGCGAGGAGGACGAGGTGTACGCGTCGGCCCGCCGGGCCGACGCCCTGGTGGCGCTGTGCTCGGCCCGGATCGGCTCCGATCCCGAGCCCGACCGGGCCACGGTCGTGGTCCACGCCCGACTGGACGGCCTGCAGCGGGACACCGGCGGGTGTGAGATCGAGGGCGGTCCGGTGATCCACCCCCAGACGGTCCGGCGCCTGCTATGCAACGCCCGCGTGCAGACCGTGGTGGAGGATCGCGACGGGAACGTCCTTGGGATCGGGCGAGTCTCTCGCGAGCCGCCACAGTGGATGCTTCGACAGGTCCGCCACCGCGACCGGGAGTGCCGCTTCCCCGGCTGCGGGGCCAGGCGGTTCACCGAGGCCCATCACCTTCGGTGGTGGCGTCACGGGGGCAGAACCGACCTTGCCAACCTTGCGCTCGTCTGCTCGTTTCACCACCGGCTGGTCCACGAGCACGGCTGGTCGGCAAGACGCGAGTCGACCGGCGACCTCCTGTGGCGCCGTCCGGACGGAACGCGTTACGAATCCGGCCCGTCTCCAGGTACGACAAAGGTGTTCGAACGGGCCGTGTGATCAACGACGCAATCATCCAATCTCAGCGACGCGTCCCGATCCTTTGGTCTCAGGGCGTGTATTGCTCCTCGATCTCGACCACGACGCCGTCTTCGATCGTGATCCACCAGGAACTCAGGCCGCGGTAGATGACGTCGTCCTTGCCTCGAACGTCGTCGACGAGCACGTCGGTCTGCTCCTCGATGGCCTTCGCGAACGGGCCGATTTCTCCGTCGAAGAACGTGTCACAGCAGTCGGTCCAGTCGAGCAGTCGCAGTCGCAGATCATCGGCGAACGTCAGCTCCCGCAGCCGCGGGTTCTCGTTGACGACGTAGTAATCATTCGGCACGGGACCCGTCTCACCGGTCGCCTCCTGGTACGCGCGGTTGGCTTCCTCGCCTGTCAAGAAGTACGCGAGATCGAATTCGATCGTGCCCTGAGTCGGATGGACCGCGCGCACGAACCCGTAGTGGCGTCCGTCCTCCAGCGCCGGCTCGTCCGACGCCGGCTCGTCCGATGGCGATTCGACGGGTTCGCCGCGGTCTGACCCGGTGCGACCGCTCGCGATCACGTTCCCGTCTGCGTCGACGGCGTTCAGCTCCGCCTCGCGGCCCACGTCGAGCACCACGATGAACGCCTCGAACCTATCGTCGATCTCGTCGGGGACGTCGAACGTTCGGACCGCTGTCGCATGGGGGCAGTCGATCGCCGCAGTTCCGGGGGGCACGGCGCCGAACACCAACGTGCGCGCGCCTGGTCCGCCACCCACGACGATTTCCGCGAATTGCAGCTCGGTGCTTTCCGGAGTGAAACCGTGGATCCCGGACCCCATATCGTCCGTCTCGACAGACAACGACAGCCCCGAGTCGTCGCGGGAAGCGATGAGCTGCCACGTCTCGCCTCCGATCTCGCCGGTCTCGAGGACCGCCGCTGCGGGTCCGCTCTTTCCGGGAGAGAAGGTCATCGTCGCGAACGCCCTGAACAGCGCGTCGCGGTCGGCATCCGTCACGTCGGGTGAGAAACCGACTCTCGCTTCGAACGTGCGCCCCTCCGCGGTCCAGCCCGCGTGCAGGAACTCCCATCCCGGGTAGCAGGCCGACTCGTCGGTGCCGACGTCCAATGGTTCCAGCTCGACCGGCCACAGCCGCGCCCCGTCGCCGGTGAGCGCGCGCGGCTCCTCCTGGATCGTCATGAGGAACGTCGGCGAGTCTCCCTCAGCCATCCCGGGACAGCCGAATAGCTGGCCGGGGTCGAACGGCGCGAGCGCCAGAACGATCCGTGGTAGTTGAGGCAGTGGATCGGGGTTCCCCGGATCCGAGCCGTTCAGCCCTGCCACATCGGGATCGATCAGCGTCCACCGGTCAGGAAACGTGATCCTGATGCCGTTCATCTCCTCGGTCGTGGATGCCGGAACGACTTCGCCGGACTCGCCGCTGAGGGCGCCGAAGCCGACGACGGCGATCGCGATCAATGCGGCTGCGGCGATCACAGAGCCCGCGATCATTCCCACCTGGCGCCGGCGTGTACGCCTGACCGCCGCGCCCGCGTCGTGCGGCGCCGGCGCGTCGCCGGCCTCGCGATCCAGCGCGTTGCGAAGCTCACGCTCGAGGTCGTTCATCGAAGCTCACGCTCGAGGTCGTTCATCGGTCCTCCCGGTCGATCATCGTTCGAAGCATCTGCATCCCTCGCGACAGCATCGAGCGCGCCGCGGGGACGGAAACGTGCATAGCCTCCGCCATCGCCTCCTCGGACAGGTCCTCGTAGTAGCGGAGGACTACCGCGGCACGCTGCCGAGCGGGTAGGCGCCTCAGCGCTCGGACGAGCTCGTCTCTCGCGCCGAGGTCGGGTGGATCGGTAGCGGCTTCGACCGAGTGAGACCGCTCACGCTCCAGATAGTCGCGTTCGACGCGCTCGCGACGGAACTGCGAGGTGCATAGGTTGACGACGGTTCGGCGCAGATACGCGTCGAACGCGTCGGGAAACCTGAGGTGCCGGAACCGGGCGGCAACCCGGACGAACGCCTCCTGCGCGATGTCCCGGGAGCGTTCGCGGTCGCCCGTGATGAGGTAGGCAAGCCTGACCGCGGCCGGCGCGTGCCGCTCGTACAGTTCGGCGAGTCCTCGTCCCTGTTGCTCGCTCGCCCTGCTCACCGTCGCGCTCACCATACGGCCCGTCGCTCCGCCTCCCTGCAAGCCTCCCTGCTATGAGAGACGCACGAGCGAGCGCTTTCCTCGCGGTCTCGTTGGTACCATCGGTCTCCGATGGAACAGAGGCTCGTCGCCGAGACACGAGAGCGAACCGGCAAGGGCGCCGCGCGGAAGCTGCGCGCCGCCGGCCGCGTGCCCGCGATCCTGTATGGCCACGGGATGGACCCTCTCGCGCTCTCCGTCGACTCGCGCGAGCTTTTCCATCTCCTTCACACCGGAGCCGGCGCGAATGTCCTCGTCGACCTCGTCGTCGACGGGACCGAGCACCTCGCGCTCCCGAGGGACGTTCAGCGCGATCACATCAGGGGCCGGTTCGTGCACGTCGACTTCCTCGCCGTTCGGCGCGATGAGAAGATCAACGTCACGATTCCACTCCGCATCGTGGGGGAGTCGCCCGGTATCAAGGCCGGCGGGGTCCTCGAGCACCACCTGTGGGAGCTCAATTGCGAGTGTCTCGCGACCGACGTGCCCGAGGCGATCGACGTCGACATCTCCGGGCTCGAGATCGGGTCCGGCGTTCGCGTGAGCGACCTGAAGGTCCGGAGCGGCGTCACGATCCTGACCAGCCCCGAGGACTCCGTCGTCGCGGTCACCCAACCGCAGGTGGCCGTCGAGGAGGAGGAGGCGGCCGAGGCCGTCGAGGGCGAGGCCGCCGAAGAAGAGGGCGAGGGCGCCGCGGCCGAGGAATCCGAAGGCGCGGCCGAGCAGCCCGAGGGCTAGCCGGCCGGGGGTGCGGGGGCCAACAAGCGAGCGGAGCGAGCGTCGGCCCCCGATGGAACGGGCCGCATGACCTGGCTCGTCGCCGGGCTCGGCAACCCTGGCCCGGGGTACGCCAAGAACCGGCACAACATCGGCCACGTCGTGGTGGACGAGCTGTGCACGCGCGGCGGGGGGCGGTTCAAGAAGGTCCGGTTCGTTCCCACGGACGTATGTGAGATCGACGAGCTCGGCGAGCGGATCCTGCTCGCAACGGCGCATGCTTTCATGAACGAGAGCGGGCCTGCCTTCGCCTCGCTCGCCCGCAAGCGAAGGATCGACCCCGACCACGTGATCGCGGTCCACGACGAGATCGATCTCCCGTTCGGCGCCATGCGCGTGAAGTTCGGCGGCTCGACCGCGGGCCACAACGGGCTGCGATCACTGTCGAGCGCGCTCCGGACGCCGGACTTCTACCGGATCCGTCTCGGCGTCGGCAGGCCGACCGGCCGGAAGGATCCCGCCGACTGGGTGCTCGAGGACTTTTCCAAACGCGAGGAGCCGGACGTCGCCAACCTGATTGACGACGGCGCCGACGCGGTGCTCTCGATCGTTCGGGAAGGTCTTCGGGTGACGCAGGACCGGTTCAACCGCTCCGCCCCGCGCACGTAGCCCGCGACCGCAGCCCGCGCGCACCCCAACTCACCACGTACCGCCTCGTGCGCCTAGCTCCCCACCACGTAGGCGGTACGCGCGGAGCCGTAGAATCGGAACGAACAGGCCTGGTTCCGCGAACCGGGCCTCTTCGTGCTGTCCGGATGCTGTGCGGAAGGGATCCGCGGTGCTGGAACGCCTGCTCGACACGCTGATCGGCTCGGACGCCTTCGAGCGTCTGCTGACCGAACGTGCCCGGCCCGTGCTGGCGCGGTCGGATGCGGGCGAAGACTTCGTCGTCGCCGCGCTCGCCCGTGCGCTCCAAGCGCCGGTCATGGTGGTTGCAGCCGGACCGCGCGAGGCCGAACCGCTCGTTCGCGGCGCAGAAGCCTGGCTCGGCGGCGATCGGGTCGCCTACCTCGCGCCGTGGGAAGCGCTGCCGTACGAGGGGATCAGCCCGTCTCCCGAGGTCTCGGCGCGTCGCGCAGAGGCCGTTCGCCGGCTCCGCGACGCCGACGGCGCGTTCATCCTCGTCACCACGGGCCTCGGCGCCATGCAGCGGATCCCGCCGACGCTCGGCGCGACGCCGCCGGTCGAGATCCGAGCGGGCGCGGAGCTTCCCCCGGACGCGCTCGCCGACGGGCTGGTCGATCTCGGATACGTGCGCGCGGACGTGGTCGAACACCGCGGCGAGTTCGCCGTCCGCGGCGGCGTCGTCGACGTCTACCCCGGCACCAGCCGCCGGCCCGTCCGTGTGGAGTACTGGGGCGATGAGATCGAATCGCTCCGCGAGTTCGCGCCGTCGAGTCAGCTCTCGACGTCACCCCTCAAGGGCGTCGATGTTCCGCCGGTCCGCGAGCTCATCACCGACGCGGCGGTCCGGCAACGCGCAGCCGCGCTCGCGCCGAAACACCTCGACCGCATCCGCGACGGATTGCAGCGGATCGCCGACGGACTGCACGCCGAGGGAATGGAGTCGTTCGCGCCGCTGCTGTTCGATCACCTACCGACGCCCGCCGAGCTTCTGCCATCGGGCTCGTGGATCGTCGTCACACAGGCGCGGCGAACGCGCGATCGCGCGCGGCAGGCGTTCGACGAGGCCGAGACCATCGCCGACGCGAGCGCGTGGCCCGGTCCCCGTGTGCTCGAGCCGCTCGATGAAGCCATGGCCGGTCGAACCCAGCTCCATCTGACCGAGTTCACCGAGGGCGTCGACCTGGGGATCACGCACTGGGGAACCGCGCAGGGCAACTCCGTCGAGCTCGCACGCCGGGCCGAGGATCTTCGGGCGCGCGGTTACCGCGTCCTCATCACCGCGGGCGGGCACGGTTCACTCGAACGCGCGAAGGAGGTGGTCGGTTCCGCAGCCACCGATGCTATCGAGGCTCCGCTCGCCGGTGGATTCGTGTTCGCCGGCGGCAAGCTCGCCGTCGCAACCGAGGAGGACCTGTTCGGTTCACGTCGCCACACGCGAGCTGCGCCACGACTGACGAAGCGCCGGCAAGATTCGATCGCCGAGGAGCTCGTGCCGGGCGACTACGCGGTCCATCGGATCCACGGTGTCGCGAGGTACGCGGGGATCCACCGTCGGGCCGTCGGCGGCTCCGAACGCGACTACATGGTCCTCGAGTACGCGCAGGGCGATCGCCTGAGCGTTCCGACGGACCAGGTGGGGATGGTCGCGCGTTACATCGGAGGCGACGTGCCCCGCCTGTCGCGCCTCGGCAGCAGCGACTGGGCTCGAACCACTCGGCGCGTCAAGCGCGCCGTGAAGGACATGGCCGGCGAGCTCGTCCGCCTGTACTCGGTGCGCATGTCGATCGAAGGTCACGCGTTCGGTCCCGATACGCCGTGGCAGGCCGAGCTCGAGGACGCCTTCCCGCACGCCGAGACGGGCGATCAGCTCACGGCGATCGAGGAGGTCAAGGCCGACATGGAGCGGCCGAAGCCGATGGATCGCCTGATCTGCGGCGACGTGGGGTTCGGCAAGACGGAGATCGCCGTGCGCGCCGCGTTCAAGGCAATGATGGACGGCAAGCAGGTCGCTGTTCTCGTCCCAACCACGCTCCTCGCCGAACAGCACTTCATCACGTTCTCCGAGCGGTTCGCGCCGTTCCCCGTGAAGGTGGCGATGCTGTCACGCTTCGTCCCGAAGCTAGAGCAAGACCGGATCGTCGAAGACCTGAAGAGGGGCGCGATCGACGTCGTGATCGGGACGCATCGCCTCCTGTCGCGCGACATCTCGTTCAAGGACCTCGGCCTGCTCGTCGTCGACGAGGAGCAGCGCTTCGGCGTCGCGCACAAGGAGCGGCTGAAGAAGTTCCGCGCGCAGGTGGACGTGCTGACGATGTCGGCAACGCCGATCCCACGGACGCTCGAGATGGCCCTCACCGGCATCCGGGACATGTCGACCGTCGACACGCCCCCAGAGGATCGCCAGCCGGTGCTGACCTACGTCGGCCAGTACGACGAGGGACTCGCCCTCGGCGCGGTTCGGCGCGAGCTGCTCCGGGAGGGTCAGGTCTTCTGGGTCCACAATCGCGTCGCGACGATCGACCGTCAGGCAGCGTGGTTGCAGGAACAGGTCCCCGAGGCACGGATCGTCGTCGCCCACGGACAGATGGACGAGTCGGTCCTGGAAAAGCAGATGATCCGGTTCTGGGACCGCGACGCCGACGTTCTCGTATGCACCGTGATCATCGAGTCCGGCCTCGACGTCCCGAACGCCAACACCCTCGTCGTGGACTCCTCGCACTTGCTCGGGTTGTCGCAGATGTATCAGCTGCGTGGGCGGGTCGGACGGAGCACGGAACGCGCCTTCGCCTACTTCTTCTTCCCGCCGACGCGTGAGCTCACCGAGGAAGCGCACGAGCGGCTCACGACGATCAGCCGCCACCAGGCGCTCGGCAGCGGCTTCCAGATCGCGCTCCGCGACCTGGAGATCCGGGGGGCGGGCAATCTGCTCGGCGCCGAGCAGCACGGGCACATCGCCGCCGTCGGGTTCGACACGTACGCGCGGTTGCTTCAGGAGTCGGTTGCCGAGCTGAAGGGCGAGCCGCTCCCGGAGGAGAAGGAGATTCGGATCGAGCTTCCGGTGAAGGCGTTCGTTCCGCCGGGATGGGTCGCGCAGGAGGCACTCCGTCTCGACCTGTATCGGCGCATCGGGTCCGCCGGCGCGCACGACCGGCTGGCCGAGGTGCGGACCGAGACGATCGACCGCTACGGGCAGTTGCCCGCCGAGGTGGAGACGCTCTTCGCCGTCGCGTCGCTTCGCGTCACGTGCGATCGCCTCGGCGTGATGGAGGTCTCGACGTACAAGGACCAGGTGCGTGTGAAGCCGGTCGACCTGCCCTCGTCGCTCGAGCTCGAACTGCCGCAGCGCGTGTCGAACGCCTCGTACCACCGCACGACGCGAACGTTGAACCTGACTCCTGATCGGATCGGCGGTACGGAGCTGCCGGCGTGGGTGGAACAGCAACTGATGCGCGCAATGGGTGCGGAGGAAGCGGTTGCTAGGATGGCCGGGTGATCCGCCCCCTCCTGTTGTTCCTTTGGCGTCGCCGCGTCGTTGCCATGCTCGCCGTCGCCTCGATCGCGCTTGCGGCCTGTTCATCCGGTACATCGGCGGCGATCGTGGGCGACGCGGCGATCTCGCACGATCGCGTTCGGACCGACATGGTGTTGTTCACCTTCCTGTCGGGTCTTTCCGGCGCGCCGTGCGGATCGCCGGTCGACGGTGAGAGCGCCGATGCTGCGTGCGCGCGGTTCACGCTGACGAACGAGATCCAAGAGGAGATGGTGAAGGCGTACGCCGTGACCCACGACATCACGGTGGAGGACCGCGCCGTGGCCGACGCCATCGAGCAGTTGCAGCAGAGCCTCGGCGGGACGGACCAGGTCGAGGCGCGTCTGGCCGAGGACGGCCTGACGCTCGCCGATCTCCGCGCGCTCGCGCGACGTTTGCTGCTGTTCGGCGAGGTCCAGGACACCGTGATCGCCGAGCGCCTCGGGGACGAGGAACTGAGAGCGTTGTACGAGGAATCGAAGGATCAGTTCACGACCGTGGAGGTTCACCATATCCTGCTGCAGGACCGCGGCGATGCCGAGGATGTCGCCCGTGAGGCGACGGCCGAGAACTTCGCGCAACTCGCGCGGTTGCGCTCGACCGATCCCCAATCGGCCGAGAGCGGCGGCAACCTCGGCTCGTTCTCGGAGTCGCAGTTCCGATCGCAGTTCGATCCGGTGTTCGTCGACGCGGCGCTGGGGCTCCCGGTGGGCGGCATCTCCGATGTCGTCGAGACGCAGTTCGGGTTCCACGTCATCTACTTGGCGCGCCGGGACGTCGCGACGTTCGAGGACGTGCGTGACCAGCTCTCGGCACAGCAGGCGTCTCGCGTGTTCGGCGAATGGATGCGCGAGCGATACGGGGACGTCGACGTCGAGGTGAATCCGCGATACGGGCGCCTCGATGCAGCGACGTTCTCCGTCGTCCCCATTCGCAGCACCGAGAACGAGCCGGCATCGCCGACGCAGCAGACGCCCGGCTTGTGACGGGGGGGTCGGGGGGCCCAAGAAGCGAGCGCGAACGCGCGAGCGTTGGCCCCCCGGAAAAGGGGGACGCGGTCGAGTCCGTCCTCGCCGACCTCGCCAAGCGCCCGGTCCCCTCGTCGAGGCATGGCCAGGCGCTCCTGGATCTCGTGCGCGTGATGGCGCGGCTCCGCGGCCCTGGCGGATGTCCCTGGGACCACGAGCAGACGCATCGCTCGCTGGCGAGACACCTGCTCGAGGAGACGCACGAGGCGCTCGACGCGATCGACACGGACGACCTCGAACTCCTGCGCGAGGAGCTCGGCGACGTGTTGCTTCAGGTGGTCTTCCACGCGCAGATCGCCGCAGACGATCGGGCGTGGGACATCGACGACGTCGCGGACGGCATCACCCGAAAGCTGATCCGGCGGCACCCCCACGTGTTCGGCGACGTCGACGTGTCGGGCGCGGACGAGGTGTTGGTGAACTGGGAGCGAATCAAGGCGGAGGAGAAAGGCGAGGCCCCACTCGAGGAGGACATCCCCGAGACGCTTCCCGCGTTAGCCCGCGCGGCGAAGGTTCAGCGTCGCGCCGGCGGTTGGGGTTTCGAGTGGCGCTCCGTCGATTCCGCGCTCGAGGCGCTCGACGAGGAGGTCGCCGAGCTCCGCCGGTACACCGACGCGGCCAACGCCGAAGAGGAGATCGGCGACGTGCTCTTCGCGACGGTGGCGCTCGCACGCAAGCTGGGCGTCGACGCAGAGAGCGCGTTGCGGAGGACGACGCGGGGATTCGCCGAGCGGTACGAGCGGTTCAACGAGCTCCTCCGCGAACGCGGCCGGAGCCTCGACGAGCTCTCCGAGGCGGAGATTCGTTCGCTCTTCCGTCAGGCTCGTGCGTAGACGGCGAGGTGCCAGACGAGCCGGGGGTGCGAGCTCCGGACCAAGGTGAAGCCCGCGGCCCGAACCCGTGCGTCGATCCGTTCGACGTCGTGGACGTACGTCTGGAATCCACCGAACGTGCTCTTCCGTAGCCGGTACCACGCGTTCCAGACCGCGGTTCGCGTGCGTTCCCAAATCCCGACGAAACCGCTCGAGCGGGGGATGGTGAACGCGTAGACGGATCCCGCGACGGCGAGCGAGCGTTCGAGGAGGCCGTTCGCGTCGGGGTAGCAGCAGAACACGCGGTTCAGCACAACGACGTCGGCGCGGGGAAGCTCGATCTTCGCCCCGTCGCCCACCTCGAACATCGTCCGGTCGTCGACGCCCCGTTCCCGCGCGAGCGCGCGCGCCTCGCGGATCGCCTTCTCGGACAGGTCGAAGCCGCGAGCGCTCTTAGCCCCTCGTCCGACGGCCTCGATCGATAGATCGCCGATTCCGCAGCCGACGTCGAGGACGGTTCGCCGGTCAAGGCCCGCCTCCTCGAGGCCTGTGAGCACCGACCGCGTGATGCTGCGGGCGACTCCCTTCTTGCGCGCGGTCTTCGACCAGTCGTCCACCCAATCGTCGAAGCAGCACCGTTCGGCTTGGGGCTCGGCGCGATCGTCCACGGCCCAAGTCTAGGGTTCGAGGGCGGGCGGCTCGGATCGAGCGTGCTGGACCGCGCTCCCCCCGTCACTACAATCGCGCACATGCCCGTTATCGAAGGCGTCCACGCGCGCGAGATCCTCGATTCGCGGGGGAACCCCACCGTCGAGGTCGACGTGCTCCTCGAGGACGGCGCGTTCGGCCGCGCAGCCGTTCCGTCAGGCGCGTCGACGGGGGAGCACGAGGCGCTGGAGCTGCGCGACGACGATCCAGCGCGCTACGGCGGGAAGGGCGTGCAACGGGCGGTGGCGAACGTCATCGACGTGATCGGGCCCGCGCTCGAAGAGGAAGAGGCGCTCGACCAGCGCGCGATCGACGCGATGCTCATCGATCTCGACGGCACCGCCGACAAGTCCAACCTCGGCGCGAATGCCGTCCTCGGCGTCTCGCTGGCCACGGCGAAGGCCGCCGCGCTGTCGCTCGGCATCCCGCTCTACCGCTACCTCGGCGGCCCGAACGCGCATCTTCTGCCGGTCCCGTTCATGAACGTGATCAACGGCGGAGCCCACGCCGACAACGAGCTCGAGCTCCAGGAGTTCATGTTCGCGCCGATCGGAGCGGCGTCCTACGGCGAGGCCGTTCGTTGGTGCTCCGAGTGCTATCAGGCGCTCCGATTGATCCTCAAGGACAAGGGACTGTCGACGGGCGTCGGCGACGAGGGCGGGTTCGCCCCTCAGATCGGGGAGGCTCGCGATGCGCTCGAGCTGATGACGCGAGCGGTCGAGCAATCGGGGCTTGAATTGGGCGACGAGATGGCGCTCGCCATGGATCCCGCGGCATCGGAGATCTACCGAGA
The genomic region above belongs to Actinomycetota bacterium and contains:
- a CDS encoding DUF222 domain-containing protein gives rise to the protein MFEDATHPLTAALDSATADVGRAQRRMLRLIADADRREVWRDAGARDTAHWLTIRYGISEWKARRWVGAAHALEDLPLIAEALEQGALGIDKVAELTRFATPETEARLIRWAATVSVGAVRHRGDLEATASIKDVRQTELSREVTWWYHDEGRRFGLEADLPAASGPVIVNALEREADRIAVLPGEEDEVYASARRADALVALCSARIGSDPEPDRATVVVHARLDGLQRDTGGCEIEGGPVIHPQTVRRLLCNARVQTVVEDRDGNVLGIGRVSREPPQWMLRQVRHRDRECRFPGCGARRFTEAHHLRWWRHGGRTDLANLALVCSFHHRLVHEHGWSARRESTGDLLWRRPDGTRYESGPSPGTTKVFERAV
- a CDS encoding ribose-phosphate diphosphokinase, which codes for MEIVTKKKMMLFSGTTHPELAQEIADNLGVPISPCVISRFASGEIYVRAQESVRGVDVFVVQTHADPINESIMEQLVMIDAMKRASAKRITAVVPYYGYSRQDKKGLAREPISAKLVADLLTVAGADRVVSVDLHAGQIQGFFDFPFDHLTALPVLTTYLHDDLGLHDEELVVVAPDAGRIKTAERLRESLHADLAYLYKRRSRHEAHKIEEIAVVGEVQGRPCVLVDDMIDTASTVAAGASVLAQHGAGPIYAAATHGVLSGKAVQLLEEAPIREVVITNTVPVPEEKMFGKLKVLSIAPLIADALRAVFEDASVSELFHGENQ
- the mfd gene encoding transcription-repair coupling factor, with the translated sequence MLERLLDTLIGSDAFERLLTERARPVLARSDAGEDFVVAALARALQAPVMVVAAGPREAEPLVRGAEAWLGGDRVAYLAPWEALPYEGISPSPEVSARRAEAVRRLRDADGAFILVTTGLGAMQRIPPTLGATPPVEIRAGAELPPDALADGLVDLGYVRADVVEHRGEFAVRGGVVDVYPGTSRRPVRVEYWGDEIESLREFAPSSQLSTSPLKGVDVPPVRELITDAAVRQRAAALAPKHLDRIRDGLQRIADGLHAEGMESFAPLLFDHLPTPAELLPSGSWIVVTQARRTRDRARQAFDEAETIADASAWPGPRVLEPLDEAMAGRTQLHLTEFTEGVDLGITHWGTAQGNSVELARRAEDLRARGYRVLITAGGHGSLERAKEVVGSAATDAIEAPLAGGFVFAGGKLAVATEEDLFGSRRHTRAAPRLTKRRQDSIAEELVPGDYAVHRIHGVARYAGIHRRAVGGSERDYMVLEYAQGDRLSVPTDQVGMVARYIGGDVPRLSRLGSSDWARTTRRVKRAVKDMAGELVRLYSVRMSIEGHAFGPDTPWQAELEDAFPHAETGDQLTAIEEVKADMERPKPMDRLICGDVGFGKTEIAVRAAFKAMMDGKQVAVLVPTTLLAEQHFITFSERFAPFPVKVAMLSRFVPKLEQDRIVEDLKRGAIDVVIGTHRLLSRDISFKDLGLLVVDEEQRFGVAHKERLKKFRAQVDVLTMSATPIPRTLEMALTGIRDMSTVDTPPEDRQPVLTYVGQYDEGLALGAVRRELLREGQVFWVHNRVATIDRQAAWLQEQVPEARIVVAHGQMDESVLEKQMIRFWDRDADVLVCTVIIESGLDVPNANTLVVDSSHLLGLSQMYQLRGRVGRSTERAFAYFFFPPTRELTEEAHERLTTISRHQALGSGFQIALRDLEIRGAGNLLGAEQHGHIAAVGFDTYARLLQESVAELKGEPLPEEKEIRIELPVKAFVPPGWVAQEALRLDLYRRIGSAGAHDRLAEVRTETIDRYGQLPAEVETLFAVASLRVTCDRLGVMEVSTYKDQVRVKPVDLPSSLELELPQRVSNASYHRTTRTLNLTPDRIGGTELPAWVEQQLMRAMGAEEAVARMAG
- the pth gene encoding aminoacyl-tRNA hydrolase; this translates as MTWLVAGLGNPGPGYAKNRHNIGHVVVDELCTRGGGRFKKVRFVPTDVCEIDELGERILLATAHAFMNESGPAFASLARKRRIDPDHVIAVHDEIDLPFGAMRVKFGGSTAGHNGLRSLSSALRTPDFYRIRLGVGRPTGRKDPADWVLEDFSKREEPDVANLIDDGADAVLSIVREGLRVTQDRFNRSAPRT
- a CDS encoding 50S ribosomal protein L25/general stress protein Ctc, whose amino-acid sequence is MEQRLVAETRERTGKGAARKLRAAGRVPAILYGHGMDPLALSVDSRELFHLLHTGAGANVLVDLVVDGTEHLALPRDVQRDHIRGRFVHVDFLAVRRDEKINVTIPLRIVGESPGIKAGGVLEHHLWELNCECLATDVPEAIDVDISGLEIGSGVRVSDLKVRSGVTILTSPEDSVVAVTQPQVAVEEEEAAEAVEGEAAEEEGEGAAAEESEGAAEQPEG
- a CDS encoding sigma-70 family RNA polymerase sigma factor, which encodes MSATVSRASEQQGRGLAELYERHAPAAVRLAYLITGDRERSRDIAQEAFVRVAARFRHLRFPDAFDAYLRRTVVNLCTSQFRRERVERDYLERERSHSVEAATDPPDLGARDELVRALRRLPARQRAAVVLRYYEDLSEEAMAEAMHVSVPAARSMLSRGMQMLRTMIDREDR